The proteins below are encoded in one region of Prevotella melaninogenica ATCC 25845:
- the rnc gene encoding ribonuclease III, which yields MLNNIIDRIKLPFRKEKELYLSLYQIIGIIPHDISYYKTALLHKSVARRNAKGKPVNNERLEFLGDAILDAIVGDIVYEHFPGKREGFLTNTRSKIVQRDTLNRLAKEMGIGQLILSNGQTSSHNSYLGGNAFEALVGALYLDHGYNACMKFMKQQVLGKLINIDKVAYKEVNFKSKLIEWSQKNKVNMEFKLIENQKDKQGSPTFHFQVIMEGIPCGEGHGYSKKESQQEASKLTLQRLRREPQFIDEVFAAKANRTKMEEEPVLNVPETSQDMNFIEGSEPKVEKHENPFQTEVFDEKSSAADEVKEELTDSSVEEEKKANNEDFDLSDISHSKSIDREAIIAAAEAEAFEN from the coding sequence ATGCTGAATAATATAATTGATAGAATAAAGCTCCCTTTCCGCAAGGAGAAGGAGCTTTATTTGTCTTTGTACCAAATTATCGGCATTATTCCTCACGATATCAGTTATTATAAGACTGCACTCTTGCACAAGAGCGTAGCGCGTCGTAACGCAAAGGGTAAGCCAGTAAACAATGAACGCCTTGAGTTTCTTGGTGATGCTATTCTCGATGCCATTGTCGGTGACATCGTTTATGAGCACTTTCCAGGCAAGCGTGAAGGTTTCCTGACCAATACTCGTTCAAAGATAGTACAACGCGATACGCTAAACCGCCTGGCAAAAGAGATGGGAATCGGACAGTTGATTCTCTCTAACGGGCAGACGTCTTCGCATAACAGTTATTTAGGTGGTAATGCTTTTGAGGCACTCGTAGGCGCTCTCTATCTTGATCATGGCTACAATGCTTGTATGAAGTTTATGAAGCAACAAGTCCTTGGGAAGCTTATCAATATTGATAAGGTTGCTTACAAGGAGGTGAACTTCAAGTCAAAACTCATCGAGTGGAGCCAGAAAAATAAGGTCAATATGGAGTTCAAGCTGATTGAAAACCAAAAGGATAAACAGGGTAGTCCTACTTTTCATTTCCAAGTGATCATGGAGGGTATTCCATGTGGAGAGGGACACGGTTATTCTAAGAAGGAAAGCCAGCAAGAGGCTTCCAAACTTACACTCCAGCGTTTGCGTCGTGAGCCCCAGTTTATAGATGAGGTTTTTGCCGCCAAAGCCAACCGTACAAAGATGGAAGAAGAACCAGTGCTCAATGTTCCTGAAACTTCACAGGACATGAACTTCATTGAAGGTTCTGAACCAAAGGTTGAGAAACATGAGAATCCTTTCCAAACAGAGGTCTTTGATGAGAAATCATCGGCTGCTGATGAAGTGAAAGAAGAACTAACTGATTCCTCTGTTGAGGAAGAAAAGAAGGCTAACAATGAGGATTTTGACCTCTCTGATATTTCTCATTCTAAGTCTATTGACCGCGAAGCTATTATCGCTGCTGCTGAGGCAGAGGCTTTTGAAAATTAA
- a CDS encoding glycosyltransferase family 9 protein, whose translation MKTPHILIIRFSAMGDIAMTVPIVYSFAKQYPDVRISVLSRPFAQPFFQHLAPNVDFMAADLKEEYKGFRGLNALYRRLVAKQFTAVADFHNVLRTRYLRLRFLLDGKSVAHINKHKQGKKLLCREENKVFIQQPTSFQNYADVLEALGYPIKPEFTSIFPTEGGDLQLLPNIIGVKQPSERWIGIAPFAAHAGKMYPQEKMELVVRKLTEKHPSWRIFLFGGGKQEIEILNQWAAQYPQCLCVANVLKGLEKELILMSHLNTMVSMDSANMHLASLTGTRVVSVWGATHPYCGFMGWKQKEEDAVQINTLSCRPCSVFGNKPCHRGDFACMNNILPEEIIQRIEEGLL comes from the coding sequence ATGAAAACCCCACATATTCTTATCATCCGATTCTCTGCTATGGGCGACATTGCTATGACAGTTCCCATCGTTTATTCGTTTGCAAAGCAGTATCCAGATGTGAGAATAAGTGTGCTTTCTCGTCCTTTTGCACAGCCATTCTTTCAGCATTTGGCACCAAATGTCGACTTTATGGCTGCCGATTTGAAAGAAGAATATAAAGGTTTTAGAGGATTAAACGCACTTTACCGTCGGTTGGTAGCAAAGCAATTTACAGCTGTAGCCGATTTCCATAACGTGCTTCGAACCCGTTACCTCCGCTTACGTTTCCTTCTCGATGGCAAATCTGTGGCACATATCAATAAGCATAAGCAAGGAAAGAAGTTACTCTGTCGGGAAGAAAATAAGGTTTTCATACAGCAGCCTACCTCTTTTCAAAACTATGCTGACGTACTCGAAGCATTAGGCTATCCTATTAAACCTGAATTTACGAGTATCTTCCCAACGGAAGGTGGCGACTTACAGCTTCTCCCTAATATAATAGGTGTAAAGCAACCATCGGAACGATGGATAGGTATAGCTCCTTTTGCAGCCCATGCAGGTAAGATGTATCCACAGGAAAAGATGGAACTTGTAGTGCGAAAACTAACTGAGAAACATCCTTCTTGGCGTATCTTCCTCTTTGGTGGTGGTAAACAAGAAATAGAAATATTGAACCAATGGGCAGCACAATATCCACAATGTCTTTGCGTTGCTAACGTCCTTAAAGGACTCGAAAAGGAACTCATCCTTATGAGTCATCTCAACACTATGGTCTCAATGGATAGTGCTAACATGCACCTTGCTTCCCTCACTGGTACACGCGTGGTAAGTGTATGGGGTGCAACCCATCCTTATTGTGGCTTTATGGGTTGGAAACAGAAGGAAGAAGATGCTGTTCAAATCAATACGCTCTCTTGCCGTCCTTGCTCTGTCTTTGGTAACAAGCCCTGCCATCGGGGTGACTTCGCTTGTATGAATAATATCCTCCCAGAAGAGATTATTCAGCGTATTGAAGAGGGATTGCTGTAG
- the fabF gene encoding beta-ketoacyl-ACP synthase II → MELKRVVVTGLGAVTPLGNTPEETWQNMLAGKSGAAPITHFDTTQFKTKFACEVKDLNINDYIDRKEARKLDRYTQLAMISAIQGVKDANIDLEKVDKNRVGVIYGVGIGGIKTFEDEVSYYAQHPENGPKFNPFFIPKMIADIASGQISMLYGFHGPNYTTTSACASSTNALASAFNQIRLGKADIIVSGGAEAAICACGVGGFNAMHALSTRNDDPEHASRPFSASRDGFVMGEGAGCLILEELEHAKARGAKIYAEMVGEGESADAHHITASHPEGLGAKLVMKAALEDAGLKPEDIDYINVHGTSTPVGDISEAKAIKALFGDAAYKLNISSTKSMTGHLLGAAGAVEALACVMSVKEDIVPPTINHEEDDKDPELDYNLNFTFNKAQKREVRAALSNTFGFGGHNACVVFKKYAE, encoded by the coding sequence ATGGAATTAAAAAGAGTAGTTGTAACAGGTCTTGGCGCCGTTACTCCATTGGGTAACACTCCAGAGGAGACTTGGCAGAACATGCTGGCAGGTAAGAGTGGTGCTGCTCCTATTACACATTTCGATACAACCCAGTTCAAGACGAAGTTTGCTTGTGAGGTAAAAGACCTTAACATCAATGATTACATTGACCGTAAGGAGGCTCGTAAGCTCGACCGTTACACTCAGTTGGCCATGATTAGTGCTATTCAGGGTGTTAAGGACGCTAACATCGACTTAGAGAAGGTTGACAAGAACCGCGTAGGTGTAATCTACGGTGTAGGTATTGGTGGTATCAAGACATTCGAAGATGAGGTGAGTTATTACGCACAGCATCCAGAGAATGGTCCTAAGTTCAATCCTTTCTTCATTCCGAAGATGATTGCAGATATCGCTTCTGGACAGATTAGTATGCTGTACGGATTCCACGGTCCTAACTATACAACAACATCTGCTTGTGCTTCTTCAACTAACGCTTTGGCTTCAGCATTCAACCAGATTCGTCTTGGTAAGGCTGATATTATCGTTAGTGGTGGTGCTGAGGCTGCTATTTGCGCTTGTGGTGTAGGTGGTTTCAATGCTATGCATGCACTTTCTACACGCAATGATGATCCAGAGCACGCTTCACGTCCATTCTCTGCAAGCCGCGATGGCTTCGTAATGGGTGAGGGTGCTGGTTGTCTTATCCTTGAGGAGTTGGAGCATGCAAAGGCTCGTGGTGCTAAGATTTACGCAGAGATGGTTGGTGAAGGCGAGTCAGCTGATGCTCATCATATTACTGCTTCTCACCCAGAGGGTCTTGGTGCTAAGCTCGTTATGAAGGCAGCACTTGAGGATGCAGGTTTGAAGCCAGAGGATATCGACTATATCAACGTTCACGGTACATCAACTCCTGTAGGTGATATTTCAGAGGCAAAGGCTATCAAGGCTTTGTTTGGTGATGCTGCTTACAAGTTGAATATCTCTTCTACAAAGAGTATGACAGGTCACCTCCTCGGTGCAGCTGGTGCTGTAGAGGCTTTGGCTTGTGTCATGTCTGTGAAGGAAGATATCGTTCCTCCAACTATCAACCATGAGGAAGATGATAAGGATCCTGAATTGGATTACAACTTGAACTTTACGTTCAACAAGGCACAGAAACGTGAGGTACGTGCTGCACTGAGCAACACCTTCGGTTTCGGTGGTCACAATGCTTGTGTTGTATTCAAGAAGTATGCTGAATAA
- a CDS encoding right-handed parallel beta-helix repeat-containing protein yields MMKKKLLIALTLLLSGTMVSKASYADDWNIPSADAKGRVGALMPYTRYDSETATLGGGATLKTSPTWSRKEIASQASRQSYVDLPSNGSYAEWTMKGDANGVTLRFTMPDSPDGMGLNGSLDVYVNDKKVQTVNLTSYYMYQYFAGGNPTDKSDGGTACFAFDETHFLLNKALRAGDRIRIQSSGANGYDYGVDFIETEVVPEEIECPAGAVNVTDAKYRKYVKGKDYLKAFEEALKDADAGSKVLYIPAGTFELSGIWYIFGSDVKITGAGMWYTNLKFTNPNPFGGGISGGNGSHGPDGYCNNVEICNLYLNSNLRSRHNQQAVYKCFMDVFKGGSVIHHVWEDHFECGFWIGDYNGKVDYSNDLKIISCRIRNNFADGVNFCQGTSNATVYNCSVRNNGDDGLAMWNDHTMGAVDEKNNTFAYNTIELIWRAGGIALYGGDGHKIYNNYIADMFMAAGIHLNDVFPGPKYTNTQKISFDNNILVRCGTNDDSWHEDLAAIDIKGGVRNVVFNNTKIYDSPFDAIRVMSGPSGIEFKNTEILGASLAGQTTKYSTWEHSTGAIRLDVDGVKFSNGIKIANVSEDKIKNNQTWPVWTDNNKARAAAIGYEYLSDATYKVPDFPEADTSQQGGIVNPLEGIKGYDVALQGLRWENAEGNTVLKEGDDVTFKFALQNVSNVDIPAGVNIGVKVTVDGQESYVTASYKNGLKAKQIVILTTQSAWKATAGGHAVKAEADYRNKLTDELTRDNNSREKKFNVAEKDDNGDYTPVTGGYDLVVTKVAFDKKTINPGDEVRFTATIVNAGDRDVPAGTKLGVQFQIDGNTSVITWNDKHYGGLKSHQKITLSATGGTNGKNTWTATNGVHTLTAWVNDTHDYRDEVNGSDDANKKSIELKIPLGAIRFFSASEVNSPDDLNNLNQTNRIEGLSGKTAVDEAYYDLQGNKVSTSKENLKPGLYIHKGKKIIVR; encoded by the coding sequence ATGATGAAGAAAAAGTTATTAATCGCTCTGACACTTCTATTGTCTGGTACGATGGTGTCAAAGGCATCTTACGCTGATGACTGGAATATCCCGTCAGCTGATGCTAAGGGACGAGTGGGTGCTTTGATGCCTTACACACGTTACGACTCTGAGACAGCAACGCTTGGTGGAGGCGCAACATTGAAGACCTCTCCTACTTGGTCTCGTAAGGAGATAGCCTCGCAGGCTTCCCGTCAGTCGTATGTTGACCTTCCATCTAATGGTTCCTACGCCGAGTGGACTATGAAGGGAGATGCTAATGGTGTGACATTACGCTTTACAATGCCTGATTCTCCTGACGGAATGGGATTGAATGGTTCGCTGGATGTCTATGTAAATGATAAGAAGGTACAGACAGTCAATCTGACATCTTATTATATGTATCAGTACTTTGCTGGTGGTAATCCAACTGATAAAAGTGACGGTGGAACAGCTTGTTTTGCCTTTGATGAGACCCACTTCCTTCTGAATAAGGCACTCCGAGCAGGCGATAGAATCCGCATTCAGAGTTCTGGTGCCAATGGTTATGACTATGGAGTAGACTTCATTGAGACTGAGGTTGTGCCTGAAGAGATTGAATGCCCTGCTGGTGCGGTGAACGTTACAGATGCTAAATACCGCAAGTATGTCAAAGGAAAAGATTATCTCAAGGCTTTTGAAGAAGCTTTGAAGGATGCTGACGCAGGCTCAAAGGTGCTTTATATTCCTGCTGGAACATTCGAATTGAGCGGTATCTGGTACATCTTTGGATCCGACGTAAAGATTACTGGTGCTGGTATGTGGTATACTAACCTTAAGTTTACGAACCCTAATCCATTCGGAGGAGGTATCTCTGGCGGTAATGGCTCACACGGACCAGATGGCTACTGCAACAATGTTGAGATCTGTAACCTATATCTCAACTCTAATCTGAGGAGTCGTCATAACCAGCAAGCAGTGTATAAATGCTTCATGGATGTCTTCAAAGGCGGAAGTGTTATCCATCATGTATGGGAAGATCACTTTGAGTGTGGCTTCTGGATAGGCGATTACAATGGTAAAGTAGATTATAGCAATGATCTGAAGATTATCAGCTGTCGTATCCGTAATAACTTCGCTGACGGTGTAAACTTCTGTCAAGGAACATCTAATGCAACGGTTTATAACTGTAGTGTTCGTAACAACGGCGATGACGGTTTGGCAATGTGGAACGATCATACAATGGGTGCTGTGGACGAAAAGAACAACACCTTCGCTTACAATACCATTGAACTTATCTGGCGTGCAGGCGGTATTGCCCTCTATGGTGGTGATGGTCATAAAATCTATAACAACTATATTGCTGATATGTTCATGGCTGCGGGTATTCATCTGAATGATGTATTCCCTGGCCCAAAGTATACAAATACACAGAAGATTAGCTTTGACAATAATATTCTCGTACGCTGTGGAACCAACGACGACAGCTGGCATGAGGACTTAGCTGCCATTGACATCAAAGGTGGTGTACGTAATGTAGTCTTCAATAATACGAAGATTTATGACTCTCCTTTCGATGCTATCCGTGTTATGTCAGGCCCTTCTGGCATTGAATTTAAGAACACAGAGATTCTTGGTGCTTCTCTTGCAGGACAGACAACCAAGTATTCTACATGGGAACATTCCACTGGTGCGATTCGTTTGGACGTCGATGGCGTGAAGTTTAGCAATGGTATTAAGATTGCAAACGTTAGCGAGGACAAGATTAAGAACAATCAGACATGGCCTGTATGGACTGATAATAACAAGGCACGTGCGGCAGCTATCGGTTATGAATACCTGAGTGACGCTACGTATAAGGTACCTGATTTCCCTGAAGCAGACACAAGTCAGCAGGGAGGTATCGTCAATCCGTTGGAAGGTATCAAGGGATATGATGTCGCTTTACAAGGTTTACGTTGGGAGAATGCTGAAGGTAATACTGTTCTAAAGGAAGGAGACGATGTTACCTTTAAGTTTGCTCTTCAGAATGTAAGCAATGTCGACATTCCTGCTGGTGTAAATATCGGTGTGAAGGTGACTGTCGACGGACAGGAGAGTTACGTCACTGCAAGCTATAAGAATGGACTGAAAGCAAAGCAGATCGTTATCCTTACAACTCAATCAGCATGGAAAGCAACGGCTGGAGGACACGCTGTAAAGGCTGAAGCTGACTATCGTAATAAACTTACTGATGAGTTAACAAGAGACAATAACAGCCGTGAGAAGAAGTTTAATGTAGCTGAAAAGGATGACAACGGAGACTATACTCCTGTCACAGGAGGCTATGACCTCGTTGTTACAAAGGTTGCCTTCGACAAGAAAACCATTAATCCAGGTGATGAAGTACGCTTCACTGCGACGATTGTTAATGCAGGTGATAGAGACGTACCAGCAGGTACAAAGCTCGGTGTTCAGTTCCAGATTGATGGCAATACCAGTGTTATCACATGGAACGATAAGCACTATGGCGGTCTGAAGTCACATCAGAAGATTACACTTTCAGCAACTGGTGGTACGAACGGAAAGAATACTTGGACAGCTACAAATGGTGTTCACACACTCACAGCATGGGTAAATGACACTCATGATTATAGAGATGAGGTGAATGGCAGTGACGATGCTAATAAGAAGAGTATTGAACTGAAGATTCCATTGGGTGCTATCAGATTCTTCTCAGCAAGTGAAGTCAATTCTCCAGACGACTTGAATAACCTCAACCAGACCAACCGTATCGAAGGTTTGTCAGGTAAGACAGCTGTGGATGAAGCCTACTATGACCTACAAGGAAATAAGGTTTCAACATCCAAGGAGAATCTAAAACCAGGTCTTTATATCCATAAGGGAAAGAAAATTATCGTAAGATAA
- a CDS encoding acyl carrier protein, with product MSEIESKVKAIIVEKLGVDEAEVKPEASFTNDLGADSLDTVELIMEFEKEFGISIPDDKAEKISTVGDAISYIEENAK from the coding sequence ATGTCAGAAATTGAATCAAAAGTAAAGGCTATTATCGTAGAGAAGCTCGGCGTTGATGAGGCTGAGGTAAAACCAGAGGCAAGTTTCACAAACGACCTCGGTGCTGACTCTTTGGATACAGTAGAGCTCATCATGGAGTTCGAGAAGGAGTTCGGTATTTCTATTCCAGACGATAAGGCTGAGAAGATCTCTACAGTAGGCGACGCTATCTCTTACATCGAGGAGAACGCTAAGTAA
- a CDS encoding DUF6377 domain-containing protein: MNTLMKIYLSLLFLIIPLFSAANNEKWEERLHQLDQSLEKKKLFEHEKLEKIKRLKDRLKTIPAKDRFEIDRQLFKEYSSYQYDSAYAYANHLLSEARRLKNPNYEVEAHCDLVFCLLSAGLYTEAFNELHSIHTEGTNPNARKLYYTMASRLYYDVSDYTRTEPYQSQYVKQAGIYTDSLLHYLPAGSTEWLYAVGMKQMKERKYEASLDTFKQFLQKKGVDLHHKAIVTSCIGWIYLFLKENDLAMDYLAQAAIYDNEGVVRETTALCTLANLLYKEGDIQHATEYVRESLANANFYGARQRVIEVSSVLPIIEQDRYKIMQGQRNAIAMAAIIFILFVIGLLMAGRFIRRQMIKLKKAQALIARRNQQLEVKNEQLEEVNKIKDEYIGRSFYINSEYINKVEKLYRSIDRKISMHRFEDLRSSLKESELGEERKSMFVDFDETFLKLFPHFIERYNELFDEPDQKPLDKKQLTTEMRIFALIRLGITDSERIATFLNYSVHTINTYKTRVKNRSRVDNDKFERLIMEI, from the coding sequence ATGAATACGCTTATGAAGATATATCTGTCATTATTATTTCTTATTATCCCCTTATTCAGTGCTGCGAATAATGAGAAATGGGAAGAACGGCTACACCAACTCGACCAAAGTTTAGAAAAGAAAAAGCTTTTTGAACATGAAAAACTTGAGAAAATCAAACGATTAAAGGACCGTTTGAAAACGATTCCAGCGAAGGATAGATTCGAAATAGACCGACAGCTATTCAAAGAATATTCATCTTATCAATATGATTCTGCCTACGCCTATGCTAATCATCTCCTTTCCGAAGCACGCAGATTGAAGAATCCTAACTATGAAGTTGAAGCACATTGCGACTTAGTATTCTGTCTTTTGTCTGCAGGATTATATACAGAGGCTTTCAACGAACTACACTCTATTCACACTGAAGGAACTAATCCCAATGCAAGAAAGCTTTATTACACCATGGCATCACGCCTTTACTATGACGTATCTGACTATACACGCACTGAACCCTATCAGAGTCAGTACGTGAAACAAGCAGGTATATATACCGATTCCCTACTTCATTATCTCCCAGCAGGCTCAACAGAATGGCTCTATGCGGTTGGAATGAAACAGATGAAGGAACGGAAATACGAGGCTTCTCTTGATACTTTCAAACAGTTCTTACAGAAGAAAGGAGTGGATTTGCACCACAAAGCCATTGTTACATCTTGTATTGGCTGGATTTATCTCTTTCTAAAGGAGAATGACTTGGCAATGGATTATCTTGCACAGGCAGCCATATATGACAACGAAGGAGTGGTCAGAGAGACTACTGCCCTTTGTACATTGGCTAATCTTCTCTATAAAGAAGGAGACATACAGCACGCTACGGAGTATGTAAGAGAGTCGCTCGCAAATGCTAATTTCTATGGAGCAAGACAGCGTGTGATTGAGGTTAGCAGCGTATTACCTATCATCGAACAGGATAGATACAAGATAATGCAGGGACAACGTAATGCTATTGCTATGGCTGCAATAATCTTCATCCTCTTTGTCATTGGCTTGTTGATGGCAGGACGGTTTATCCGTAGGCAAATGATAAAGCTGAAGAAGGCACAAGCACTTATCGCACGGAGAAACCAACAGTTAGAAGTTAAGAACGAACAGTTGGAGGAGGTGAATAAAATCAAGGATGAATATATTGGTAGGTCATTCTATATCAACTCAGAATATATCAATAAAGTCGAGAAACTTTATCGTTCCATCGACCGCAAGATATCTATGCATCGATTTGAAGACTTGCGTTCTTCATTAAAAGAGAGTGAATTAGGAGAAGAGAGAAAGTCGATGTTTGTGGATTTTGATGAGACTTTCTTGAAGCTTTTCCCCCATTTCATCGAACGATACAACGAACTCTTTGACGAACCAGATCAGAAGCCGCTCGATAAGAAACAACTTACAACCGAGATGCGTATCTTTGCTCTTATCCGATTGGGTATCACTGATTCTGAACGTATCGCTACCTTCCTCAACTACTCTGTACACACCATTAACACCTATAAAACACGTGTAAAAAACCGTTCACGCGTTGATAATGATAAGTTTGAACGGCTTATCATGGAGATATAA
- a CDS encoding DUF4254 domain-containing protein, whose amino-acid sequence MSFTKHCNEIFNQAIRDYHITDNVDTPINNPYDRDSIENRLYLKCWIDTVQWHFEDLIRDPHINPEEGMSLKHRIDRSNQDRTDLVEQIDSYFRQLYSDVTPLPDATINTESPAWAVDRLSILALKIYHMKEQTERKDASAEHVEKCKSKLNILLEQQKDLSLAIDQLLDDIEHGRKYMKVYRQMKMYNDPATNPILYNKK is encoded by the coding sequence ATGTCATTTACAAAACATTGTAACGAGATTTTCAATCAGGCAATCCGTGATTATCATATTACGGACAACGTAGATACGCCGATTAATAACCCTTACGACAGAGATTCCATTGAAAACCGTCTCTATCTGAAATGCTGGATTGACACAGTACAGTGGCACTTCGAGGACCTTATCCGCGACCCACATATCAACCCTGAAGAAGGAATGAGTCTCAAGCATCGTATTGACCGCTCTAACCAGGACCGTACAGACCTTGTTGAGCAGATTGATTCGTATTTCCGTCAGCTCTACTCTGACGTGACTCCACTCCCAGATGCAACTATCAATACCGAGAGTCCAGCATGGGCAGTTGACCGTCTGTCTATCCTTGCATTGAAGATTTATCACATGAAGGAGCAGACTGAGCGCAAGGATGCTTCAGCTGAGCACGTTGAGAAATGTAAGTCTAAGCTGAATATCCTCCTCGAACAACAAAAGGATCTCAGTCTTGCCATCGACCAATTGCTCGATGACATTGAGCATGGCCGTAAGTACATGAAGGTTTATCGTCAGATGAAGATGTACAACGACCCTGCAACCAATCCGATTCTTTACAACAAGAAATAA